CTCGATACTCGTCGCACCCTTTGCTGCATTTCAGCACCATTTCAATTCTCCCGCATGCTGTTCAATACCACTGAAATTCCGCCGAGCCTATGGCGAGTGAGAGGGTCTCCACCCGGCGAAAGAGATCGAGGGGCGCCGGGGCCAGAAAATCCGCCAGGGCCGCGCGGTGCTCCGCGGGCATGGCATGTTGAAAGAAGTCGGCGTCTATTCGATCGAGAAAACTCTCCAGATCCGCGGCTTCCCGGTAGGGCGTCCAGTCCAGGTCCACGGCGCCTTCCTGGTAGACCAGCCAGATACCGTAGGTCCAGCGGGGCATGAGGTAGCCGCCCCAATAGGCCGCCGAGTCGGGATACCCGTTGGGCGGGGCCCAGTTGAAGGGAAGATGCTCCATGGTGCCGATGATGTACGCCAATTCGTCGTAGCGCTTGATCGAGCCGGGGCGTGCGCGCAGTGCGGACAGGGCGTAGTGATAGGGACGCTTCAGCTTTGGCGGGGCCTGCATCAGCCAGTCTTCACGCAGCACCACGCGCAGCATGGCCTTGATATCGCCGTCGGAATTCAGATAGGCCCCGACAATTTCCTCCACGAGGGCCTCCGGCGGATCGTAGCCCCAGAAATGCACGGCAAGCTTTCGACCGATGAAGCGGGCGGTCATGGGGGCCACGTCCGGATCCAGTGACAACAGGTCCAGCACATCCTCTCCGTCGACCAAGCCGCGACCGGCGGCGAGGCGCTTTCCCAGCACAAGCTTCTCTTCGAAATCGTGCAACTCCGGGTAGAACTTGAAACTGCCGAAGGACGCCGCGTTGATGTTGTAGTCGATGGACCAGCCGGTCAGTGCCCGGGCAACCTCCCGCACGTCCTCCTGAGTGAAATTGTCCACGCCCACCGTATGGAGTTCCATGAGTTCTCGCGCGTAGTTCTGATTCGGCGCGCCCACCTGGCTTGAGGCATTGTTCAAGTAGAGCAGCATGGCCGGACTCTGGGCACTGGCCCGAAGCAGGGCGGGAAAGGCGCCAAGGGCGTGACGGCGGATCACGTCGCGGTCATCAAGGGGCTTTAAGAGCTGCTGCGCTTCCGCCTCGAAGAAAATATTGAAATGGTCCGACCAGAACTCAACCATGCGCTCAAACAAGGTGCGGCGGCCGTAGGCCCCCCGGAGAAAGGTGGCCGCATAGAACTCATAGATGGCCGTCGTGTCGCCCCGCTCCAGCGCCCGCCAGCGCCGCAGGGGCGAGTCGTCCAGCGTGGAAAAGCGCGCCAGACTGCGGTCAACGGGCCCATCATCGATGGCGAGATGATCCAGTTGGTATTCGAGGTAGGCGCTGTAGCCCAGTTCCAGGGCGCGCACCGCCTCCTCGCGATTGATTCCGAAGGACACC
This window of the Candidatus Hydrogenedentota bacterium genome carries:
- a CDS encoding DUF1800 domain-containing protein, encoding MVETEVETEVPKECGGTDDAVEVLGRLPEGPGLTSAGILRAMRAPSAAAVASLLAGCPTQEPFNPDGPMPVLPESLKRLVARVSFGINREEAVRALELGYSAYLEYQLDHLAIDDGPVDRSLARFSTLDDSPLRRWRALERGDTTAIYEFYAATFLRGAYGRRTLFERMVEFWSDHFNIFFEAEAQQLLKPLDDRDVIRRHALGAFPALLRASAQSPAMLLYLNNASSQVGAPNQNYARELMELHTVGVDNFTQEDVREVARALTGWSIDYNINAASFGSFKFYPELHDFEEKLVLGKRLAAGRGLVDGEDVLDLLSLDPDVAPMTARFIGRKLAVHFWGYDPPEALVEEIVGAYLNSDGDIKAMLRVVLREDWLMQAPPKLKRPYHYALSALRARPGSIKRYDELAYIIGTMEHLPFNWAPPNGYPDSAAYWGGYLMPRWTYGIWLVYQEGAVDLDWTPYREAADLESFLDRIDADFFQHAMPAEHRAALADFLAPAPLDLFRRVETLSLAIGSAEFQWY